The genomic interval GTGATTTACATTAGCTTTTATAGCATTACTTGATTTTTGTCTTATAAACTAACCTAAATACTAATAATCAAATCAGGGTAAAAACAATACaatgtattttctttactttatttcaaaatagtgattataaatacattcttaatatattttctccCCAGCTCTTTGGATGcgacaataacaacaacaacaaaaaaaactcacTGTGCTCATTTCATACAATGTCAATGTACAAATCATGCAAAATATATCATAGATTAATATTACTGCCATACATTTCTAGATGTGTTGTTATTTCTGCAACACCTGTTGACGTTACTCATGAGGCCATGCCCTGTATAATGTATGCATCCTTATGGCTTAAAGaaattaagtgttttttaaaatcaacgAAAGAAAGCTGGTCTTGAAATGATTTtcctattaatatatttattcactttATCATTCAGAAtggaaaactaaatatagaatataaattGACTTATAGACTTGAATCACCATATTTTAATAGCTGCTTTCTCATAAAATTACACAaagatttccttttaaagaatGGAATCATCTTTATTgatttcataaaaaaataatttaaaacttgatTTATATTCCATGGACATAATATATTATCTCCACCTCTTCACTGATTTCAAAGGATCTAATTGCCTTTGCCACCATCCTAACAGAGTCCAAACACATGATACAATGCCAAGAAGCCCATGATGTGTCAAACCACATTAGAAATGAGCTCTTCTTGGATTTTCTAGATTTGAATCAAATTCCACTAAAAATGCTGTACCGACATATAGATCATTCCTCAAGGGGTTAAACTAACATCAAGGTTATAGTTGAAACCAACACAATGTAGATAACAGTATTTTAACTGCTCTTGTACTCAACTCAAAACTTATGCCTAACTACATTATCATAAAATGTACGAGTAGAACTAATGAGAGACAGGTGTAAATTCATATACATTGTATAAGGTAGGCACAATGACTTCAGTTAAGGAAAATAGATCAGCCTTAACCAAGGATTTGTTACTGTCATTCACTTACAATTAGAACCTCCAAAGAACcacatacatttaaattattattattatttttttttggaaaagatgaaCATTTATACCTTTCAGAAGAAGAGTATGAGATAGCCAATACGCTACAGCAAGCTTTGAGACGGAGGCAGGTACTCTCGCCATTGAAACCTCTTCAAAGCATCACCACACTGAATAAAAGCCATCATCCCAATGACCTATCATCCCCAGATCATGGATAGAGCTTTCCGGTTCCTCCCATAAGCACCTACTTAAGATTCCTCAATCCATACTTTATtgacagaataaatgaaaactttcttTGCAGCTTTCCCATCTTTATCCTGTCAGTATGCATTAGGAGCCCTTTAATCCATGGATGCATGTGAGCATGGTAACGGCATATTAAAAGTTCTTATGAAATTGTAGAAGCAAACAGGCTGTTGGGCACACATCTTCATGTCTTTTCTTTCAAGATCAGaaagcatttgtttatttatttttaatattcatataaAGTTTTCACAGACAttgtcatgaaaattaaaattacacattAAAGTTTTAAGAGCACCAGCACATACATATGGAGacaatttattttgctatttaacaaaaatctccaaattatctatatgtatgcatgtacacccaaacacacacacacacacacctccaagAATGccaagttgtttgtttgtttgttttttatcttgCAACAAACACATAAAGCCCTGGAATTAGTCATTAATAAAGGGACTGCTGTTACGATGTTAACCATAATATCATTTTAGAAGCTGCACCAAAACACGTGCCGCTTGAAATTCATGAAGAAGGCCTACGTTTACCTTCTTGGTCACCTTACTGATCAATACAGTAATTATAAAGACATGGAgcaggaaaaatatacatatgcagGCAGGCCAAGAAGGCAGTGTGTTTCAGGATGTTCCTTTGCTAATCAGGAGaacctaaaaatattaaaatatctccCATGATCAAGTGCTTCCTTCCTTTGACCAATTTTGACTTAGAAGTTAACAGCACAAGCAAACACAGTGGCATATCATTTGTACTTGCAGACTGTGAACTCATCTGAGACCAATGAAAGCATTTTACAGTGTGGCTTTGATAGCCACGATTACCATGATGTTTACTGTTCTACTTGATTATCTGATAGTAGTCAGAATGATGAAAGAACAGGATACTGATGCATACAAGATATAACTATTAACCttactcattaattttttaaatatttgtagtgAAAACTATTTGAATTCAGTTCATAGAATCCTGAAAAGCAAGACAAGCGATGGCAAATGACAACTGCCCCACACACAGTCTATAAAACAAAGGAacctattttaaaatgcacagttGGTAACAAATCTGAAGATAATATGCTAAATTCTCAAGAATAGCACAGAACTgtttttttgtacttttgttttttgtgtgtttttttgttttgttttgtttttaaatgataccTGATCACAATGTCCAGAATATTTCTGTACACATAAGCTTCAGTTTCAGTTTGGTATATTTTTGCTGTCTAAATGTATACTTATTGATAAATTCCCTGTGATCAGGAAAACAAGTCAGGCATATTAAATACAGATTAAGGAGTACATATTTTCCTATTTAGTATACAAAGTACTTCATAAATATGAATTATGTTACAAAAATAGCTTTGGGTGCGCTCACACGGTAAGCACTTTGCTAATTTTGGACAACCTTTAAAGGATTGTGGGTATTTCACATAACTGAGAACAAACTCTAATATTAGTTGAATTTGAGCCATGTTTAATTCTGATAAACATCACGTATTTCTTCAGATCACCACAAACGCTAGGTAACTcacgttgattttttttttctcttttaggttTTATGTCTAGACAGGTAATACTTAAAgtgttcaaatttattttatagttatgtaatgcatggtatattttaaacaaatatttgcacaATTTAACATTATAAATCCAGCAGTTTCAAGATGCAGGCCGTAAAGGTTACCGATTTACAAATACTATCGAATGTTCTCTCTtggcatgctttttttttttttttaacttttcagagaATCTTTACACAGAGTTGTTACAATGCCACAAATCAAAAGGAATATTCCAGTTCCACCAACTGAATCTACGTGCAAGATGAAGGACCCAGCTGAGGCACAAACACTGGTACAGTTTTCTTGAGTTTGCTTTACAGAGCACAGAGACGAAGGTTTTGCATTGGGGTACAAAACAGATTTGCCTCTTGAGGTTAAATTCAGTGAATTATGTATATAAAGCATCCCTTTGGCAATAGAGTTTGCAGTATCCCCACAGGACTCCACAGTATAGGTTTTATGTAGTAAAATCTATTAAGGGAATTCTCTTCTACAGGACACATCTTTGCAGCTACAGTTAATGAGACACCCTTGGAAACACCTGCCTCTATGCCTATTGATAATATAGTATTTGGAAGTTAGAAGTCAACAAAAGGCACTTTCATCATTAAATAAATGTCCTCTGTAGGAAGTAAGATTGCATGACCTAGATCTTGTTCAAAGCTGTCTGCTCCTCAAGGACCTGTAGGTAGTCGGGGGAACTCTGGAGTTTtgccttcagttcaaaatactcgCTGCTCTTCCTTTGCTCCACAACAATTTTACTGTGGTTGCCGCCTATCAGtgacttcttgttttttttgtcttgttgttTTTCAGGATAGCGGATCTCAAAGCCACTGACGCCTATGCTATTGTACTCCTTTTTGCTTTCGAGAAAATTCTGAATAAACACATTGGAATCCCTGCTCGGGAATAATTCATCCAGCTCATCTATGGTGCTCAGTCTCTTCCTGGTATCCACATGCAGTACATCTTTTTCCTTGTCAGGGACATTTCTCATCATGACTTTCTGGCCTGGAGGATCGGAAAACATAAACCCGGTTTCGGATTCTTTCAAGCCACACGTGTGGCTCTTGCTCATCTGCTCTATGGTTTGCGGAATGAAAGCTTCTGTGCCCAGTCCgtcttttttgttggttttgtggTCGTGTTTTCTCAGCTGCAGCTGCACGGAGCCGCACTCAGGGTTCCCCAGGCCTTCGTGCTTCACCGTGGGCTTCTTGTTTCGTCTCAGCACgaaaacaagaaggcagaaagCAACAAACACAGTTAAGATGAGAACCACTAAGATGCTGAGGATTAAAATCGACAGAGGCACTGGGCCACCGGGAGGACTGCGAATGGGCCCCAGTGGGCTGGTGAATGTAACGGCAGGTGCAGGACTTGTGAAGGGTGCCGATGGCTTGTTTAAGAGCTTGGGACATAAGATTTCATTTTTGAGGGACTTCAGTTCGATGTTGGCAAACTGCACGGGTGTCTCACACTTCAGTTCTTTCATGACAATCCCGTCTTTCAGCTTCTCCAGCCACAGCTTTAATGCCACCAAGTCACAAGTGCAGTCCCATGGGTTGCCCTCCAAGTCGATCTGCGTAAGAGACTGCAGCTGATCCAGGACCCCGCTGACAGGCAGGTACATGAACTTGTTGTTCCTCAGGTTCAGTCTAGCAAGGGGTGCTCCTGAGAAAATGTACACGGGCAGGCTCTTTAAGAGATTATTATTTAAGTACAGGAGCTGCAAGTTTGGCATCGAGTCAAAGGTGCCCGCTAAGATTTCCTTAATCAAGTTGTATTCCAAATACAGATACTGCAGGTTATGAAGGCCTGAAAATATTTCGGGATAGAGTCTTTCGATCTGATTGCCGTTGAGATACAGCCTGCGTAAATTCGTGAGATTGCGGAATATGTCTCCCTTGATCACAGTAATCTGATTGCTGCCTAAATGAAGCAGGTCAAGTCCTTCGAACTCGGTGAAGTCGGAGATGTCCACATCTTTGATGCTGTTGCCGTTGACGTGCAACTTCTTGGCATTTAAAGGTTTCGGTATCAGTTCAGACATGGACTGGATGTTTTTCTCTTGGCAGTTGACACTCAGTCCCAGATCTGAAGGATGGGTTTTGCAGAAGCAAGGTGCTGGGCAAGGTGTAAGGGGAGGCACCCTGGTTTGGTAAGAGACAATCTGGCTGAGATTGCGGTTGGAGAGGGCTTTGCCTGCCACGATTCCAGAGATCTTGGATGGATTTGTCGTTTTCGGTGGTTTGGTCACCAACCTGTGTAAGGACGTTTGGGTGGTGTGACCGTTGGGAGTGGTGTAGCTATTTTCCAGCTGAGACGGAGGGAGGACTCGCACGTCAAAATCACTGCCTGTGCCCATGGGGCATAATTCTTGTTTGTTGGTTTCTTTTAAAAGCCTTCCGTATAAGTCACTGGGCGTTTCACAGATAGCTTCTCCTATGTAAATGTTATATGGCATATTCTCCAGCCAAGCTTTTAAAGGCAACAAATCACAGCTACAGTTCCAAGGGTTATCTTCCAGTTGTAATTCGACGACACGGCCTATGTGTTCCAGAACTCCGATATAGGGGAGCTTCTGAATTCTGTTCCCTCGTATATCCAGATGGGTCAAAGATGCGAATCGGAAAATAttatcaggaaggaaggaaatcagatTGTCATTAAGAATGAGAACTTTCAGTTTGTGGAGCTTATTGAAAGCTCCGCGTTCAATATACTTGATTAAATTGTAGTCAGCCTGGAGATACTCCAAGTTCTCAATGCCAAGGAAAGTGTCAGCTCGGAGAATCTTTAATTCATTGTTGTTCAAGTGCAACTGCTTTAATGCACTGAGACCAAGGAAGGCTCCTCCCTCAATGTTCTGCAGTTTATTATTTCCCAGCTGCAGGGATACTGCATGTGAAAAATTCAAGAATGTATTTGGGTagaggatatttaaaaaattgttttggaaaTTGAGGTGATAAAAATTGGACCAAGGGGGTTTCAGCTGATTTGGCCTGTAGACTGAAACCTTCTCACAGTTGACATATAGCACATTCTCAACTGACACGCAGGAACACACATTGCAAATTTCCACCGATatgtcagaatctgcatttgttgaagaaatcagGGCTGACAAAATCAGAAAGAGCCAAAGAAACATCTTCTTGCAATCAGCAAACAACGTTACGCTTctgaataaagagaaataatctaaaaaataaaaagaaaacattgttttcaatGATCATTACTTGAAGAAGAATTTGTGCTTAAATCATACCATAGCGAACACATGGCTATAATAATTAGCTTTGTATTTTTAAGGCACCCAAAACTCCAAGTATTCTCACTCAGTCAAACAAGAACCACCAAAAATaccatacattttatttccatgcCTATAGTTTATGCAAATCTTACATGTGCAGAACACACaacaaacaacaggaaaaaaagattgCTGGTCAGGCTTAAACCTGAACAATCTGAAAAtcgttttttttttacttggacCACCAAATTTCACCCTTGAATCCAGACCTTAAGCTTCCTATTGGCGACTCAAATGACTGATCGCAGAACATCAACTATAGCACCACAAAGGAATTTCAATTTGTAAATGTCTACTCTCTAGGCTTCAGCTTGGTAAGAAGCCAGGCAGAGAAGATATTAGGGCCCTGGGTTCCATGAAGGATGGCGATGGGAGGACTGGGTGCCTGTAGAGGGGACAGTCAAAAGATCAAGATGGAAGAAACCCTAGAAAGATACTTGTCTGAGCTTCAGCCAGAGGTGAGCACATTGCCATGAATCAGTTCACTCCTGTACACTGCTCTACactgcaaaaaaaacaaaaacaaaaaaggcccaCAGATGACCCTGTGAGGTTCCAGAAAAATAACCAAGTAGAAGACGGCCAAATTTGAGTTTCAGGTAAATAAACGGTATCTAGCTTCCTGTCAGTCATTTCCcaagcagggggaaaaaatgccTTTTGTCTTTGGGTCCCCGAAAGCAGGAGAGAAACCTGCTTGCCCCTGCACTGCCTAGCTGATGTCCAGACAGCCTTCCCACCCCCCAATACTGGCTCTCCTGCTTCCCTGGCCCTCTCCCATTCCTCTGTGTGCCATTTTGAACCCAGGTCCGACTAACGCTTGGCTCAGATGCCGATCTCCTTCACTTGGACCACAGACCGCCACTGCTGATGAAGAGGAGTTCACACACTACAATCCCTGGGTGGCTTTATCTGCAGCGCCAGATACATTTAGCACAGCCAATGTTTGCCCTAAAATCATCAGTTCCCAAACACCCCCCCTCCCAATATGACCACCCCCTGTCCCTGTCTACAAACAAATCAAGAATCACTTAGTGGAGTTTCATGCTTAGCAAATTAACCCGTGGCTGCCAATTCCTTCCATACTGCATGCATATACAAATACATGCGATGCTTCATGGAAAAGATTAAAAGGAACAGCAAGCACTGTGCATTTTACTGATGCAATTTTAGCCGTGTGAGTGTTTTCCATCTGGAATGGGAAGCTGGCCACAATTTCAATATGGTTACCaccaaatattaattaaataaataaattacccaGGAACACACAATGAGGGAATGATACAAAGAGAGAAGTGTCACTCAGAAACTCCTTTGTTTATTTTGCCCACGAGGAATCAGCTAGTGATAAAACCGAACATGCCTCAAGGTAGACAATTCGTTAGCCACGACCCAGGAAGATTTGCATTTTGAGTAGTTTGGTTCGGAATACAGCCAGCACTGCCGAGATGCTCCTTGGCTGTCACATAGACGTGCATTTCCCCAATTCACAGTGATAGCTTGATTGGCAGTGCAGAAAGAAGtcataattttaaagtatgaCATCATCCAAACTAACTTTCATTGTAAAATCAAAATTACACATGCTCTTTGGCCTTCCTACAGATCTGGTTTTCAACAGCTACTCTGGTTCATTAGAGTCTTTTCTTGTTACtacccccgccctcccccctcccccctccccccgccccgcgcaAAGAAATTCAGaagcaaccaaaccaaaccaaacaccTGGATACCTGAATTCAGTACAAAACCCAAGAACAAGGAGCATCAACAGATCCGAAATTGCATAAGGAGCTGCCCTCCTCCTCGTCATTTCTACTTTAAGtagcaagggggaaaaaaagcgcAAGGACGAGCTAGAAGTTCCCAAATGCAGCTCGCATGAAACAGAAGCCGCAGGCAGCTGGAGGACGAAGCGAGGGAGAGGGGGAGTCGATCCgccaaggagagaggggaagagggactGAAAGGACAAGAGACCAAGGAGAAGcggagagaggaagaaacagagcaaGGAGCAGGGAGCCCCCCAGAAGGGAAAGGGGCAATGAATGAAGCGAAAGAAACCTCATATTCACATGGTACCactaaaatatgtacattttaaaatcgggggagggggggaaggcaaaaagaaaaaagcaaacccaCAAAGTATGAGTTGAGTACCAAAAGCCATCTCTCGGGGTGACCACGGCGGCCCGTCTCCCTATCCACCTCTCGGTCTCTCGCTCTCTGTGGCGCGCAAGACGCCCGGCTCCCACGGCCGGCCAGGACTGCACAAACCTGGCCTTACCACAAATCCGGCATCCACCCGAGCGCGGCGCCTGGCGCTCCGCTTCCGCGAGGAGGGACCCGACCTGCAGGGGGCCGACGGCCGGGGAGGGTGGGCCGAGGTGGCTTCCCCGGAGCCGGCACGGGAAACCTACGCCCTCCCGCCTAGGGCGCGCGTGGGGGGCTTCGCGGAGAGACGCGGTCCCCGCCGCCCCCTGTGCGCTACCTCGGGCCGGCAGCGACGCGGCTGGAGGGGCCTCCGGCGATGGCGCGTACCGCAATGTTTTGCCGCATCTCGGTGCCCGGAGCCGGCACGCAGCCCCCTCCCGGGTCCCAAGCCCGAGCGGCAGCCTCGTGAGCCCGTCAGCGGAGGCGGGGACCGCTCGGGATGTCGCGGGGGCCTTCAGCCCCGCTGCGCACACATTTCTCCGCGCGCTCCAGCCCCACAAGGGGCAGCTGCCGGAGTTTCCGTCGGCCTCTAATAGACCCGGGCGTGCGGTGGTTGAGGGGGAAGGGGTGGCCGGCTCAGGCCACGAGGGTGATGGCCACTGGGGCGTCACTGGCCCGCTTGTCACAGGCAGAGTGACCCTGCGGCTCCGTGGCCGAGAGCGGCGGCCCAGGCTCCCCCTTGCGCGCCCAcccctacccttcccccaccGCCGGCCAGCCACATAATGCTGCTGTCACTAAGCCAGAAATCAGCTCAACATTCGGGCATCTTGCAAAGTCGCGCTGCCAGCGCTTCCCGGCTTTGCAGGATTTTATGAGTTACCCACCGGCCTCTCTCGTATTCCCTGTCTTGCCGGGTGCCAGCAGTCTCCGACCAGCTCGCGGGCCACTGCCTGGAGCCCCAGATCTACGTTCGCCTAGAGTGCCTGCGAGGGGGACGCAGAAAACAGAGCCCAGCCCAGCGCAGCGGCCCCGACAGCCCTTATCACCCTAGACAGGACACTTTCCCTGTCGCCCCGGCCGCCCGGGGGGCAGCGATGCTAAGGACACCAGATTCTTTTGGTCCTCAGGGACTTGCGACCGCGCCGTGGGCAGGCAAGCAGGGCGCGCGGGAGGCGGGAGGTAGCCACTACAGCCGCTTTGGCCACTCAGCTCGCCCCAAACCAACACGacccaaactaaaaataataagctACCTGCCCCTCTCCACGCGCACGCGCccgcacaacacacacacacacacactcacacacacacacacgcgcgcgctgCCGGGCTGAGCTGGGGGAAGAGGCCGCGCGTGTCGGTGCAGCTCCTGCAGCTCCCGCAGCCCCCGCTGGAAATTCACCCACCTCCGGACCCCGGCGGCTCTAGCAGGGCCTTCCGCGCCGCGATCCGCGCTGCAGTTTCCGCAACGGTCTATAT from Balaenoptera musculus isolate JJ_BM4_2016_0621 chromosome X, mBalMus1.pri.v3, whole genome shotgun sequence carries:
- the SLITRK4 gene encoding SLIT and NTRK-like protein 4; the encoded protein is MFLWLFLILSALISSTNADSDISVEICNVCSCVSVENVLYVNCEKVSVYRPNQLKPPWSNFYHLNFQNNFLNILYPNTFLNFSHAVSLQLGNNKLQNIEGGAFLGLSALKQLHLNNNELKILRADTFLGIENLEYLQADYNLIKYIERGAFNKLHKLKVLILNDNLISFLPDNIFRFASLTHLDIRGNRIQKLPYIGVLEHIGRVVELQLEDNPWNCSCDLLPLKAWLENMPYNIYIGEAICETPSDLYGRLLKETNKQELCPMGTGSDFDVRVLPPSQLENSYTTPNGHTTQTSLHRLVTKPPKTTNPSKISGIVAGKALSNRNLSQIVSYQTRVPPLTPCPAPCFCKTHPSDLGLSVNCQEKNIQSMSELIPKPLNAKKLHVNGNSIKDVDISDFTEFEGLDLLHLGSNQITVIKGDIFRNLTNLRRLYLNGNQIERLYPEIFSGLHNLQYLYLEYNLIKEILAGTFDSMPNLQLLYLNNNLLKSLPVYIFSGAPLARLNLRNNKFMYLPVSGVLDQLQSLTQIDLEGNPWDCTCDLVALKLWLEKLKDGIVMKELKCETPVQFANIELKSLKNEILCPKLLNKPSAPFTSPAPAVTFTSPLGPIRSPPGGPVPLSILILSILVVLILTVFVAFCLLVFVLRRNKKPTVKHEGLGNPECGSVQLQLRKHDHKTNKKDGLGTEAFIPQTIEQMSKSHTCGLKESETGFMFSDPPGQKVMMRNVPDKEKDVLHVDTRKRLSTIDELDELFPSRDSNVFIQNFLESKKEYNSIGVSGFEIRYPEKQQDKKNKKSLIGGNHSKIVVEQRKSSEYFELKAKLQSSPDYLQVLEEQTALNKI